The Verrucomicrobiia bacterium genome window below encodes:
- a CDS encoding DsbA family protein, with protein MTRKNLLLLVCIIAVLLLGAIGFFIKAVRDESVAVTTQDPHIVREKQVKLPEVAQEVDKDVPRERKTDISYSGKKESKVKMVIYTDLECPFCKKLHTVLPAITTEFGNSVEIVFRHFPLTIHPSAHMEAEVVNCAIEQSLEKGIRLIDKTYAETTSSGTTYNLGQYLDLGASVDLDRSKLTLCMEQNRYAKSVDEDLESGRSLGVRLTPTVFFLKEGTKTVMVEGARSKEEYQDVLNYFLQ; from the coding sequence ATGACAAGAAAAAACCTCCTACTCCTCGTCTGTATTATTGCCGTACTCCTGTTGGGTGCCATAGGTTTCTTTATCAAAGCGGTGCGTGACGAAAGCGTTGCAGTTACCACGCAGGACCCGCATATAGTGAGGGAAAAGCAGGTCAAACTCCCTGAGGTGGCGCAAGAGGTGGACAAGGATGTGCCAAGGGAGAGGAAAACCGATATTTCCTACTCAGGCAAAAAAGAGTCCAAGGTGAAGATGGTCATTTACACAGACCTTGAGTGCCCTTTCTGCAAAAAGCTTCATACCGTTTTGCCTGCCATTACCACCGAGTTCGGTAACAGCGTAGAGATTGTATTCCGTCATTTTCCGCTCACCATTCACCCAAGCGCCCATATGGAGGCGGAGGTTGTGAACTGTGCCATCGAACAGTCGTTGGAAAAAGGCATTAGGCTTATCGACAAGACATACGCGGAGACAACCTCTTCTGGGACAACTTACAACCTAGGTCAATACCTTGACCTGGGGGCGTCAGTTGATCTGGACAGATCAAAGCTGACTCTCTGTATGGAGCAAAACCGTTATGCTAAAAGCGTAGATGAAGATTTGGAATCTGGCCGGTCTTTGGGCGTACGGTTAACCCCGACGGTATTTTTCCTTAAGGAAGGTACTAAAACGGTAATGGTGGAAGGCGCACGCTCAAAAGAAGAGTACCAAGACGTTCTCAATTACTTTCTTCAATAG